TGTACGCACACGGCGTCGCGTCCGCGTCCGGATCCGGAATCTCGCTGCTCATTCTGGTTTGTCCATGATTTTGGTGGTCTCGCTGCGTCCAAGGTCGCGGTACGTGTGGGTGAGTTCGTCGTGGAGGTCGAACCACGCGTCGGTGTGCCCCCCATCCCGGCCGCGCTCCTCGGGGAGCATGTCTTCGGTGATCTCGAACGTGTCGTCGTCGACCTGCGCGCTGACCGGGGGTTCGAGGTCGAGGGACTCGAGGGAGGGCACCACGATCGAGAGCCACTCCTCGCCCAGCTCCTCGAGGGTCGCGTCCCGTAGCCCCAGCTCGACGATGTCGTCCTCGACGTCGGGGTCGACCGGTTCGAACAGCGTCAACGCGTACGGGAACAGCCGATCGAGGGCGTCCTGCAGGCGCTCGTGACCCTCGTCGCCGTCGGCGAGCCGCTCGACCCAGTTCTGGGCGTGTTCGAGGTGGTACTCCTCCTCGCTTCGGATCTTGCCGACCCGGTCGGCGATTTTCGGGTACGCCGAGTCCTCCAGCGCCTCGAGCCGGAGCTTTTCGGCGGCGTCGTAGAGGTACGATCGGAGCACGGCGTCGGCCCAGTCCCCCTCCTCGAAGGGGCGCTCGACGAGCGTCGCGTGGCGGAAATCGGCGGGATCGCGCTCGTAGATCAGCGCCTGTTCCTCGAAGCCCAGATCCTCCAGCACGTCGTACCACAGCCGCGCGTGGCCCAGTTCGTCCTGGGCGTTGTTCGCCAGCGCGAGATCCGACTCGAGGGTCGGCGCGCGGACCTGCCACTCGGTGTAGCGCTCGGCCAGCACGAACTCGTCGTCCGCGAGCCGCTTCAGCAGCGTCTCGAGGGCGTTGCGCTCGCGGGCGTCGAGCTTCCCGGGGTCCAGCGCCGCCATCAGTCGTCACCCCGCTGTCGCTCGGCGGTCGCCTGTTCGTCCTCGCTCTCGACGACCTCGCGGGCGTCCTTCCCGCTGGTGTTGTAGGCCGTCGCCCACCGGTAGCTCTTGTCGGTCGTTCCGCCGAAGGCGACGTCCTCGGTGTCGATTTCGCCGATCTCCTCTTTGGGGACGACCCAGAGGCTGTTCGTCGGTTTCCGGCGGCCGTGCTGGATCGCGGCGAACTGCGTTGCCATCTCCCGGTCGGGCGCGTGAACGTTCCCACAGTGGGTGTGGTAGTTGCCAGCTTTCTCCTGGCGGAACACTTCCCAGATCATGGTCAGTCGGCCGCCTGCGGCGCCGTTCCGCCGGCGGCTGTGGCGTCGTCCTCGATCGTGTCACGAACCCACTGAACGGCCTCCTGGGCGCGTTTGCGACCGTTGATCTGCCCGAGACCGGGCTCGTAGTCGTTCTTCGCGATCGTGAAGAACTCGTCCCAGTCGAGGTCGTTCTCCTCGACCGCGTAGGTGCCGTCCTCGCGCTCGCGGATGCGTGGCTCGTCGGGGATCTCGAGGCCGTACTTCCGGGCCTTCGGGATGTACTGGTCGAGGAAGGCGTCCCGGAGTTCGTCGTTGGACTGCTGTTTGAGCCCGACCGAGGCGGCGAAGTCGTGGTGGGTGCTCTTGTCGTCGGTCGGCCCGAAGAACTGGATGATGCGGGGCCACCACTCCTCGAACGCCTCCTGGGTCCGTCGCTGTTCGGCGCGCGACCCGGTCATGAGTTCGCGAAGGATGTCCTCGCCGTGCTTGACGTGAAATCCCTCCTCGAAGCAGACCTTGTCCATCGCGTGAGCGTAGGGCTCCCAGCTGGTTCGGCGAAGCGTCGCCTGCCGGCGCATCGCCGCCCCGTCGACGAAAAACGAGATCATCGGTATCTCGACCCAGCTCTTCAGCGGGTAATGGAAGCAGTTGAGGAACTTCCCGTCCCCGTTCGCGAGGTCGTCGATCATCTCGTCGCGGCTCTTGACGCCCAGTGACTCCGCGGCGCGGTACAGTAGCTGGGCGTGACCGATCTCGTCCTGGACCTTCGCCGAGAACGCCAGCTTCCGGTCGATACTCGGCGCCTGTCGGATGAACGGGCGCTCGAGGTACGCGCCCATGATCTCACTGTTGGCGTGGAACTCGATCATCCGCGTTGCTGCCTCCCGATACTCCCGCGGAAGGTCGTCCGCGGGGCTGAACTCCCGTGGCCCCGCGCGTGCTTTGACTGCGTCAAGATCCATAGTTCATTATAAAGAACGATAGTTCTACCCTTAGCAGTTGACCGCTACATAACGGGGTTTTAAATAAGGCACGAGTTAATCATGTCACAGTCTCGCATGATCGACGACTGTCTCGCCGTGGAGTTTCGGGTTCGAAACGACGACTGCCCGCTCGCGGAGGCGAGTCGTGACGTCGGCGTCGAGATCGACGCCCGGGCGCCCCAACGGCGCAGCGACGGCTACGATCTCCTGCAGTTTCGCTCGACGAGGACGGACCGGCTCACGACGCACCTGGACGAGGACGATCGGATCTCGCACCTGTACGTCTCCCGGACTGACGGTCGCTCCCGGTACCGGTGTCTCTCGAAACAGCCCTGCGTCGTCCGACGGCTGATCGACGGCGGTCTCATCGTCGAGACCCTGCGATACCGCGAGGGGGAGGCGCGGATCTTCGGGACCGTCGTCGGGCGCGACGTACTGAAAGGCGTCATGGAGGCGGCGGGCGAGACCGTCGGCGTCAAACTCGAGCGGGTCTTTCCCCTCGAGTCGGAGGTCACGGAGTCGCCCGGTCAGCGGTGGGAGCTCACGCCGGCCCAGGAGGAGTGTCTCCGGACGGCCCTCGAAGCGGGCTACTTCGAGATTCCGCGACGGACCAGTTCTGAGGCGGTCGCCGCCGAGCTCGGGATCAGCAAGTCGGCGTTTCTCGAGCGGCTCCGTCGAGCCGAGGCGGCGCTGTTCGAACAGATGTTCGGGTAAACGGTTGCTTTCCGTTTCGACCGGCGATTCTCGCGGTAACTTATTTATGATACGGTTTTGATGAGTATCGTATGGCCTACAGCTACGAACCGCACTACTTCGAGGACTTCGAGGAAGGCCAGACCTTCGAGAGCGTCGGCCGCACGGTAACGGAAGCCGACTTCGTCATGCACTCGGCGCTCGCGGGAGACTGGACGGAACTCCACACCAACAAGGAGTACGCCGAGGACAGCCCCTTCGGCGAGCGGATCGCCCACGGACCGATGACGTTCGTTCAGGCGACCGGGTTCGTCTACCGGACCGGGATCGTCGAACGGACCGCCTTCGCCTTCCTCGGGATGAACTACATGGATCTGCCGAACCCGGTCTACATCGGCGATACGCTCTCGCTGGAGATCGAGGTCACCGAGGTCGAGGACACCGCCAGCCGCGACGACGCCGGACTGGTCGTCCTCGACACGGAGATGACGAACCAGGACGACACCGTCGTCTTCCAGGGCGACATGAAATTCCTCATCAAAACCGCCGAGTGATCGCGGCGGTCTCGATCGGGATCGAAGATTTCTCTGCTACTATTTCATACCAACCATTCGAGATGCGACAGTCAGACTGTTTTGCCATCGGTAGATCGAACTCCCGGCATACCAGACCAGTTAGCGTTGTACCCGGCGGTCCGGATCCAGCCGTATCCGAGGCAAATCACTGGCGCCGAACTCGGTATCTGTCTGTCTGTGGGAGTCTGGCGTGGCTTCGACGGAGATCTCTGTGACGAACTGGAAAACTCTACAGAGTGATCTGTTAACTGGTACTTATCCGAAAGCATAACCTATCCGATTGGTAAAGCGACACCGCGATTCGGCGGCTTCGTCCCCGGCCGGCCCGGACGACACCGTCGTTTCGATCGGTTGTTCGAGACCGAACATTTACTGTCGCTCTCAGTGTGGGTAGGCGTAATGTCACTGCTCGTTCCGTTCGACGGTTCGGTGCTAGCCCGCAAGGCCCTCGAGCGCGCCTCGACGTTCGGCGACCTCCTCGAGGAGGAACTCGTCGCCCTGACCGTGATCCCCGACGACGAGGACTACGCCCGCGACAGAGGCTGGATCAGCGAGGGAGAGCCGTTCGATCCCGAGGCAATCGCCTCGGGGATGCAACGACGCGTCGAGGACGTCGCGCCGGAGGCGACGTTCCGTGTCGAGCGCGTCACCTCCGACGAGCCGACGGCGACGGCGACGACGAACGTGGTTCGGGAGATCAGACGGTTCGCCGGCGAGCTCGGCGCCAGCGTCGTCTTCATCGGATCGGAGAACGCCGGCTCGGTGATCTCGCCACAGTCCAGCGTCGGCAGTCCCGTCGCCAACGACCACCGCTACGACGTCTACGTCGTCCGCCACTCCGAGTCCGAGGCCGGCGACGTCGAGGACGTCGACTCCGTGCGGTCGTAGCGTTCCGTCCCGACTCCGCCTGCCGATCGGAGGAACGTTTATTCGCTTGAACGACCTCGGGTCAACCAAGACATGGTCGACCGCAACGGGTGGGACGCCGACGCGTCGGTGCCGGCGGGACCATCCCACGACCCGCCCGCGTCGTTCGTCGAACAGGCGAACGTCACGGACGAGGCCGTCTACGAGGCGTTCGAGGAGGAGTGGCCCGACTGCTGGGAGCGGGCGGCCGACCTGCTCTCCTGGGAACGACCGTACGACGACGTCCTCGTAGACGACGACGCCCCGTTTTACGAGTGGTTCTCGGGCGGTCGGCTCAATGCCTCGTACAACTGTCTGGATCGACACCTCGAGGCGGGCCGGAAGACCCACGCGGCGATCCGGTGGGAGGGAAAACGCGGCGAGCGCGAGACCTACACCTACCAGGATCTGGCAACGGCGGTAAACGAGTTCGCGGCGACGCTGTTGGATCTCGGTGTCGAGGAGAACGATATCGTCACGCTGTATCTGCCGATGATCCCGGAGCTACCGATCGCGATGTTGGCCTGCGCGCGGATCGGCGCGCCCCACTCGGTGGTCTTTGCGGGGCTGTCCGCGGACGCGCTGGCGACCCGGATGGACGCGGCCGACAGCGAGTATCTGGTGACCTGTGACGGCTACTATCGCCGCGGTGACGCCTTCAACCAGAAGAGCAAGGTCGACAACGCCCTGATCTCGCTCGACCAGGACGTCGAGACCGTCGTCGTCGATCGGCTCGGCGACGACCTCCCGCACGTCCTCGGCGAGCGGGAGTACGACTACGACGAACTGGTCACAGCCCACGCCGGCGAGACCGTCGAGCCGGTGACCCGTAACGCCGAGGATATGCTGTTTCTGATGTACACCTCGGGTACCACGGGCGAGCCGAAAGGCGTCGTCCACACGACGGGCGGCTACCTCGCACACGTCGCCTGGAGCTCGCGGGCGGTGCTCGACATCAAACCCGAGGACACCTACTGGTGTGCGGCCGACATCGGCTGGATCACGGGTCACTCCTACATCGTCTACGGCCCCCTCGCGCTGGGGACGACGACGGTGATGTACGAGGGCACCCCCGACTACCCCGATCGGGATCGGCTCTGGGAGATCGTCGAGAAGAACGCGGTCGACGTCTTCTACACCGCGCCGACCGCGATCCGGGCGTTCATGAAGTGGGGCGAGGAGTACCCCGAGCGCCACGATCTCTCCTCGCTGCGCCTACTCGGAACCGTCGGCGAGGCGATCAGCGCCCGGCCGTGGCGCTGGTACCGCGAGCATATCGGCGGCGGGGACGCACCAATCGTCGACACCTGGTGGCAGACCGAGACGGGCGCGATCACGGTCTCTACGTTACCGGGCGTCGACGCGATGAAACCCGGCTCCGCCGGCCCCGGCCTGCCGGGGATCGACGCCAGGGTCGTCGACGCCGACGGCGAGGACGTCGATCCCGGCGAGACGGGGTATCTCACGATCGCTCGACCGTGGCCCGGGATGGCCCGCACCCTCTACGACGGCGACGACCGCTTTCGCTCCGAGTACTGGAGCCAGTTCTCCGATCCCGACGACGGTCGCTGGTGGTACTTCAGCGGCGACGCGGCGACGATCGACGAGGACGGCTACATCACCGTCCTCGGTCGGGTCGACGACGTGATCAACGTCTCCGGGCGCCGGCTGAGCACGATGGAGATCGAGAGTGCGATCACCGGCGTCGACGGCGTCGTCGAGGCCGCGGTCGTCGGGCGCTCGGGTGAGGGCGGCGGCACCGAGATCTACGCCTACGTCAGCACCGAGGCCGACTGCGAGCCTGACGCCACCCTCCGCGAGCGGATCGTCGAGGGTGTCGAGTCCTCGATCGGCCCTATCGCTACCCCCGCCTCCGTGGTGTTCACGCCGGAGCTTCCCAAGACCCGGTCGGGCAAGATCATGCGCCGCCTGCTCGAGGACGTCGCGAACGGCGACCAGCTGGGCGATACGAGCGCGCTGCGAAACCCCGAGATCGTCGGCGAGATCCAGACCGAGATCCAGACCGAGTAGTACGGTTCGCGATCACGAGAATCGCGAAACGCACCTCAGTGCAGCTAGGCTGGATCAAGACCGAGTAGCCGTCGACTATCCGACCGATCCCGATACAGTTATTTTCGCTCACCCAAAACACTCGAAGCGTGAGTCTCGAGGAGCCCGAATCCGCGTCCGCCACGCTCTCCCGCGAGGAGTACGAGTCGCTTCTCGACGCCGCCGAGACCTACCGGGAGGCGCTTGTCGTCCGCTGTTGTGGCGAGGTCGGGCTCCGGCCGACCGATCTCGCGTCGGTGACCCTCGCCGCCATCGATCAGGTACGAACCGATCCGCCTCGCTACCTGCTTCGCCTCCCGGAGTCGCGGGTCGCGTACCTGCCGACCGAGATCGAGCGGGAGCTGCGGCGGTACGCCCGGAGCAACGGGATCTCGAGCGACGAGTCCGTGTTCTCGGTCTCGGCTCGACGGCTCCAGATGCTCGTCGCCGAGGTCGCCGAACGCGCGAGCGAGCGGTTCGACGACCCCGTCCTCGAGTCGGTCTCGACGGAGGATCTCCGGCGATACTTCCTCGAGACCGCGCTGACCGACCACGGGATCAACCCGCTGGTCGTCAAACGCGTCGGCGGCTGGAGCAGCTTCGAGGCCCTCGAACCCTACCTCTCGAGTCCGACCGACGAGGAGATCGTCGAGGAGTTCGCTACGGTCGAGGCCGGACCGGGGACGCGATCGGGCGGCGAGCGCGCGGTCAGCGACGGCAGCGTCGTTCGATCCTTGCTCGCGGCAAGCGACCGCTGCGGACTGGTTCGTCTCGATCCCGACGGCTACGTCGACCGGTGGAACCGCAGCGCCGAGTCGACGTTTGGCTACCGCGCCGGCGAGATCGTCGGCACCCACGTCTCGGCGCTGTACGCCGACGAGGCGGTCGAACGGGGGCAGCCCGATCAGACGCTGACCCGGGCGCTCGAGGACGGCGGCTACGAGGGCGACTGCTGGCTCGTCCGCGAGGGCGGAAGCCGATTTCGCGCACTCGAGCTCGTCACGCCGCTGCGCGACGAGCGACACCGCCTCCAGGGGTTCGCACTGCTGGTCTGTGACGTCTCCCGGTACCAGGAACGGCTCGAGGAGGCTCGCTCGGTCCGCGAGGACCTCGAGCGGGTCCACAACGTCGCCGCCCGCCACCGGGCGCTGACGGACGCGTTGCTCGAGGCGACCAGCCACGAGGAAGTCGAGACCGCGACCTGTTCCGTCCTCGCGGACGGTCGGACCTACGACGCCGCCTGGATCGATCGGACGACCCACTCGGACCGCCACGGCGGGTGGCGAACGGCAAGCGGGCTCGAGGCCGAGCAGGTCGATCGGCTCGTTCCCGAGGGGTGGAACGAGCCGGGGGCGGCGGCACCCGGTCGTCGTCCGGACGACGACTACGGCGCGATCGGGTCGGAGCTCGAGGATCCGGAGGCCGGAACCCCCGAATCGGCGGGGCCACGAACGGTCTCGGTCGCGACCGGAATCGAGGCGACGATCGGCGACGGGGACGCCTTCGCGGGTCGTGTCGCGGCCGTCCCGATCTGGTACGGCGACACGGTGTACGGACGGCTGGCGGTCGCGACCGAGCGCGCGGCCGCGTTCGACGAGCGCGAGCGAGCCTGGCTCGGGACGATCGGTCGGCAGGTCGGATACGCGATCGCCGCGATTCGGCGCCGAAACCTCCTGCTGTCGGATCGGGTAGTCGAACTCGAGTTCGTCTGCCGGGACGAGGACTCCTTTTTCGTCGAGACGAGCCGTCGACTCGACTGTCGCGTCGAACTGGACTCGCTGGTGCCGCTGTCGGACTCGACGCAGCTGTACTACGTCCGACTGGAGGGAGCGTCGCCGGCCGATGTCTTCGAGCGCGCGGAGACCGATCCGGGGATCGACGACTGTCGGCTCATCGAGACCTACGAGGACGCCTGCCGGCTCGAGTTCGTCGTCGAGGGCTCCTCGCCGACGCTGACGTTGACCGAGTACGGCGTCACCGTCCGCGAGGCCCGCTTCGAGGAGGGGACCGCGACGATCGTCGCCGAGTGTGCGGCCGACGCCGACATCAGGACGATCGTCGCCGGGCTGCGCTCGGCGTTTCCCGACTGCGAGCTGGCCGGCAAACGCGAGACCGAACGGCCGGTCCAGACCGGACGCGAGTTCCGGGAGGGGTTAGAGGAGCGACTGACCGACCGCCAGGAGGCCGCCCTGCGGGCCGCCTACTCCGGCGGGTACTACGACTGGCCCCGGGAGAGCACTGCCGAGGAGATCGCCGACGCGATGGGCGTCTCCTCGCCGACGCTGCACAGCCACCTCCGGAAGGGTCAACACGAGCTGTTACGGACCTTCTTCGACGACCCGACGGCCGACGAGTAGCCGCGAGCGACCGCGGTCGACGATCGACGAACGGATCCACGACGCCGACCTAGGTCTTTAGCCCTCCGTCGGCTTCGTGGACCGTCCCGGCGACGATTCCCCCGTCGCGCGCCCGAATCGGGACCGCTGACCGCCGCTATTTCTGTCCGATACCCCCGTCGATCAGTTGGCTGCCTGTCACTGAACCCCCTGTGTTCGGGGGTCGTTTTGTACAACTAGAGGCGGGCTTTACTATGGCTGTTGTACACTGAGTGGTTGTACCATGTCACAGGACGACGTCAGTCTGGAGGCACGGCTCGAGGAGCAGGATACCTTCGAGCCGCCCGAATCGTTCGTCGAGCAGGCGAACGTAACAGACGAGGGGATCTACGAGGAGTTCGAGGAGAACTGGCCGGAGTGTTGGGAGGGTGCTGCCGATCTGCTCTCCTGGGAGCAGGAGTACGACACCGTTCTCGACGAGGGGGGCGCACCGTTCTACGAGTGGTTCACGGGCGGGGAGCTCAACGCCTCGTACAACTGCATCGACAGACACGTCGAATCGGGCGACGGCGACAGAACCGCCGTCGAGTGGGAGGGTGAACTCGGCGAGACCCGTTCCTACACCTACGAGGAACTCCTCGAGGAGGTCCAGGCCGTCGCCGCGACGCTCCGGGAGCTCGGCGTCGAGGAGGACGACGTCGTCACGCTGTACATGCCGATGATCCCGGAGCTGACGGTCGCGATGCTCGCCTGTGCCCGGATCGGCGCACCCCACTCGGTGGTGTTCGCCGGCTTCTCCGCGGACGCGCTCGCGACGCGGATGAATTCGTCCGACAGCGAGTACCTGATCACCGCCGACGGCTACTACCGGCGCGGCGACAGCCTCGATCATCTCTCCAAAACCAACGAGGGTCTCGAGGACGTCGAGCACGAGACGGCGACGATCGTCGTCGACCGGCTCGGCGACGACCTCGATCACTCCCTCGCGGACGGCCAGCACGACTACGAGGAGCTGGTCGACGAGAACCGCGGCGAGACCGTCGAGCCGGTAACCCGCGACGCCGAGGACATGCTGTTCCTGATGTACACCTCGGGGACGACGGGCCAGCCCAAGGGGGTCAAGCACACGACCGCGGGTTATCTCGCCTACACGGCCTGGACTTCCCAGGCCGTCCTCGATCTCGAGCCCGGCGACACCTACTGGTGTTCGGCCGACATCGGCTGGATCACGGGCCACTCCTACATCGTCTACGGTCCCCTCGCGCTGGGGACGACGACGGTGATGTACGAGGGCACTCCCGACTACCCGGACAAGGACCGGTTCTGGGAGATCGTCGAGAAAAACGAGGTCGACGTCTTCTACACCGCGCCGACGGCCATCCGCGCGTTCATGAAGTGGGGCAAGGAGTACCCGGAGAAACACGATCTCTCCTCGCTGCGCCTGCTCGGGACCGTCGGCGAACCGATCAACCCCCGCGCCTGGAAGTGGTACTACAAACACATCGGGGGCGAGGAGTGCCCGATCGTCGACACCTGGTGGCAGACCGAAACCGGCGGGCACATGATCACCACGCTGCCGGGCGTCAACGAGATGAAGCCCGGCTCCGCCGGCCCGGGTCTCCCCGGCGTCGACACGCGGATCGTCGACGCGCAGGGCGAGGAGGTCGACGCCGGCGAGGCCGGCTACCTCACCGTCCAGAAGCCGTGGCCCGGCATGCTCCGGACGCTCTACCAGAACGACGAGCGGTTCATCGAGGAGTACTGGGAGGAGTACTCCGACCCCGACGCCGACGAGTGGGTGTACTTCCCCGAGGACGGCGCGAAGATCGACGAGGACGACTACATCACCGTCCTCGGTCGGGTCGACGACGTGATCAACGTCTCCGGTCACCGGCTGGGAACGATGGAGATCGAGAGTGCGATCGTCGGCGTCGAGGGCGTCGCCGAGGCCGCGGTCGTCGGCGGCGACCACGAGGTGAAAGGCGAAGCCGTCTACGCCTACGTCATCACCGAAGACGGCTACGAGGGCGACGACGAACTCGCCGAGGAGATCGTCGAGGGCGTCGTCGACGCCATCGGTCCGATCGCAAAGCCGGAGGACGTCGTGTTCACGCCCGAGCTCCCCAAGACCCGCTCGGGGAAGATCATGCGTCGCCTGCTCGAGGATATCGCCAGCGGCAACGAACTCGGTAACACGTCGACGCTCCGGAACCCCGAAGTCGTCGACGAGATCGCAGCGCAGGTACAGGACGAGTAGTCCTGTCCCTTCCTTTCGTAATCGACTACCAACCACCAGAATGACGCGTTAATATGACAGAGAATACCACTCAAGAAACGGACGACGCCGTCGAGACCGACGGTGGCGTGAAAACCGAGGCGTACCTCGACAAGGAGATCAACATCTTCAAACCGGCGACCCCGTTCATGCGGGATCACCTGAAGGTGATCTGGATCTCGTTTGCCGCGTGGGTCCTGGTCGTCTTCGGACCGACGACTGCCACCGTCCTCGCACCGGATCTGATGACCGAAACAACGATCCTCAACGGGTTCCCGCTGCACTTCTTCCTGGCAGCGATCTTCACGCCGCTTGCCGCGCTGTTGCTGTCGGTCGGCTACGCGATGCAACGCGACCGGCTCGACACCAAGTACGGCATCTCCCACGAGAGCGAGGAAGAGACCGACTCCGGTACCGTCGCTGCCGACGGAGGTAACGAATGATCGAGGCTATCGATCCGATCGTCCTCCAGGAGACGGCGCTGGACGTCGGTGAGTTCAAGCTGATTCCGGCGCTGACAGTCGTCGCGATGCTGGTGTTGTTCCTCGGCGTCGGCTACTTCTTCCGAGTCGCCGCCGTCGACGAACTGTGGGTCGCCGGCCGCTCGATCGGTTCGATCGAGAACGGGATGGCGATCGGCGCCAACTGGATGAGCGCCGCCTCCTACCTCGGCGTCGCCTCCCTGATCGCGCTGTCGGGGTACTTCGGGCTGGCGTACGTCGTCGGCTGGACAACGGGGTATTTCATCCTGCTGATCTTCCTGGCCGCGCAGTTCCGCCGGTTCGGGAAGTACACGGCGCCCGACTTCGTCGGCGACCGCTTCTACTCCGACTGGGCTCGGGGCATCGCGGCGTTTACGACCCTCGCGATCGCCTTCACCTACGCGATCGGCCAGGCAAGCGGGATGGGGCTGATGGCCCAGTACATCTTCGGGATCTCCTACGAGGTCGGCGTGATCGGGCTGATGGCCGTCACCATCGCCTACGTCGCCCTCTCCGGGATGCTGGGGACGACCAAGAACATGGCGATCCAGTACACCATCCTGATCATCGCCTTCACGCTCGGGCTGTACGCCGTCGGCTGGACCCAGGGCTGGTCGACGGCGCTGCCGTACCTCGAGGCCGGACCGCAGGTCGCCGAGGCCGCCAGCATCGAGGCCCAGTTCGTCGAGCCGTTCGCGAACGCGAGCTACTACGCCTGGATCGCGCTCGCCTTTAGCCTGATCGTCGGTACCTGCGGCCTGCCACACGTGCTGGTGCGGTTCTACACCGTCGACAACGAGCGAACGGCCCGCTGGTCGACCGTCTGGGGGCTGTTCTTCATCTGCCTGCTGTACTGGGGAACGGCCACCTACGCGGCCTTCGGTGGGCTGCTCTACGACAGCGAGGTCACCGGCGGCGACGGCTTCGCCCAGATGCTCGGCATCGAGGCCGACGCGCTCGTCGTGTTGACCGCACAGCTCGCGGATCTCCCGACCTGGCTCGTCGGGCTGGTCGCCGCCGGTGCCGTCGCTGCGGCGCTGGCGACGACCGCCGGACTGTTCATCACCGCCTCCTCGGCGGCCGCACACGACATTTACACCAACCTCTACAAGGAGAACGCGACCCAGCGCGAACAGATGATCGTCGGCCGCTCGACGATCGTCGGCGTCGGCGTCCTCGTGGCGCTGATCGGGCTCAACCCGCCCGCGCTGATCGGCGAACTCGTCGCGATGTCGTTCGCGATCGCCGGCACCGTCTTCTTCCCGGTGTTCTTCCTCGGCCTCTGGTGGGAGAACACGACCCGGGAGGGAGCCCTCGCCGGCATGCTCATCGGCATCGCCATCTCGTTCGGCGCGATTCTGAACGACACCGCGATCCCGATGTACACCGGCGTCGAGGAAGCCGTCATCCCCGGGCTGGCGACGTGGGTGCCGGGAACGTCCTCGGCGCTGGTCGGCGTGCCGGTGGTGTTTGGCGTGATCATCGTCGTCTCGCTGATCACGGACGAACCGCCCCAGCACGTCAAACGTCTCGTCCGCCAGTGTCACAGTCCCGAACCGATGAGCAAGATGGAATCGGCCGAAGACGCCGCCGCTGATGGTGGCACTCCCGCAGACGACTAACCATGTACGATACAATACTCGTCCCGACCGATGGAAGCGACACCGCCGAGTACGCGGTCGAACACGCCGTTGACCTCGCCGAGAAGTACGACGCCGACATCCACGCGCTGTACGTCCTCGACACGAGCGCGATCGACGTCAGCCTCGGCACCGAGCAGGTCGACCGCATCCAGCAAGGCCAGTTCGAGGATATGCCCGAGCTCCAACAGCGAGCCAACGACGCGACCGGCGCTGTCGCGTCGAGAGCCGAGACCCACGACATCGACGTGACCGAGGCGGTCGTCGCCGGACAACCCCACAAACAGATCAACAGCTACGCGACGGACAACGATGTCGACCTGATCGTCATGGGATCGGCGGGCCGCAGCGGCGTCCGACGGGCCCTGCTCGGTAGCGTCGCCGAACGGACGCTGCGCTCGACACAGATTCCGGTGTTGGTCGTCGATAGACAGGACTGACTCGACAGCGGTTCGCCACGTTCGTTTTCGTCGTTCTCACCGATCGTCCGTCGCTACCTCGAGGCTCGTGACGAACCCGAAGTACGCGACGATTCCTGCGAGCATGAGCATGTAGTACGCCCAGGTCGGTCCCTCGAGGACGCGAAAGATGATCTCGACCATCGTCACCCAGCCGATGGCAAAGACCAGATCGACGAAGATCCCCCATCGCTGTTCGCGTGCGTCCTCGAGCCACTCGCCGATGTTCGTCATCGGACGGAGGGTTCCGTCGGCGCGTCGAA
This genomic window from Natronococcus occultus SP4 contains:
- a CDS encoding universal stress protein, whose product is MYDTILVPTDGSDTAEYAVEHAVDLAEKYDADIHALYVLDTSAIDVSLGTEQVDRIQQGQFEDMPELQQRANDATGAVASRAETHDIDVTEAVVAGQPHKQINSYATDNDVDLIVMGSAGRSGVRRALLGSVAERTLRSTQIPVLVVDRQD